A single window of Sphaerodactylus townsendi isolate TG3544 linkage group LG05, MPM_Stown_v2.3, whole genome shotgun sequence DNA harbors:
- the ELOVL1 gene encoding elongation of very long chain fatty acids protein 1: MDSLVNMYEGFLEGADPRIAKYPLMGSPWLMTGILLSYAYFVLSLGPRIMANRKPLNLKAFMVVYNFSMVALSIYIVYEFLMAGWLTGYSWRCDPVDTSQDPKALRMVRVSWIFVFSKFIELLDTVIFILRKKTEQVTFLHVFHHSVLPYSWWWGASFGPGGMGSFHAMVNSIVHVVMYFYYGLSAAGPAFQKYLWWKKHITAIQLVQFVLVSIHASQYYFMRTCDFQYPIFIHLIWIYGVIFFILFSNFWYQSYTKGKRLPKVTKQSQHNGFHENGVIANGKTKAN, encoded by the exons ACCCCCGGATTGCAAAGTATCCACTGATGGGTTCACCCTGGCTTATGACGGGTATCTTGCTGAGTTATGCCTACTTTGTGTTGTCACTGGGGCCACGAATCATGGCCAACCGGAAGCCTCTAAACCTCAAGGCGTTTATGGTTGTTTATAACTTCTCCATGGTAGCATTATCTATCTACATAGTTTATGAG TTCCTTATGGCAGGCTGGTTGACTGGTTACTCCTGGAGGTGTGACCCTGTGGACACTTCCCAGGATCCTAAGGCACTTCGA ATGGTCCGTGTGTCCTGGATCTTTGTCTTCTCTAAGTTCATTGAACTGTTGGATACG GTGATATTTATCCTAAGAAAGAAGACTGAGCAAGTGACCTTCCTGCATGTGTTTCATCACTCAGTTCTGCCGTATAGCTGGTGGTGGGGTGCCAGCTTTGGACCAG gaGGAATGGGCTCATTCCATGCTATGGTGAACTCTATAGTACATGTAGTAATGTACTTCTACTATGGCTTGTCAGCTGCAGGACCTGCCTTCCAAAAATACCTGTGGTGGAAGAAGCATATCACAGCCATTCAGCTG GTGCAGTTTGTGCTCGTCTCTATCCATGCCTCCCAGTACTACTTCATGCGCACTTGTGACTTCCAGTATCCAATTTTCATCCACCTCATCTGGATTTATGGTGTtatcttcttcatcctcttctcCAACTTCTGGTACCAGTCTTATACCAAAGGCAAGCGTCTACCCAAGGTCACGAAGCAGTCCCAGCACAACGGCTTCCATGAGAATGGTGTCATTGCTAATGGGAAAACCAAAGCCAACTAA